A region from the Candidatus Diapherotrites archaeon genome encodes:
- a CDS encoding PRC-barrel domain-containing protein, which yields MTVRISKLFGMDIYTDNAEYKGKIFDLVINLEKGKIETMTTEPLKVRTKQEARKIISERSIPYQNVLSAKDILIVGTRSRPRSEESDAQPELPRRTPYTAYRRR from the coding sequence ATGACTGTACGCATTTCAAAGCTATTCGGGATGGATATCTATACTGATAACGCCGAATACAAAGGAAAAATTTTCGATCTCGTAATCAATCTTGAAAAAGGGAAGATTGAAACCATGACAACCGAACCATTAAAGGTGCGCACCAAACAGGAAGCACGCAAAATCATTTCCGAACGCAGCATCCCCTATCAGAATGTTTTATCCGCCAAGGATATTTTAATTGTAGGCACCCGATCCAGGCCTCGATCGGAAGAATCGGATGCACAACCCGAACTTCCACGTCGAACACCCTATACGGCTTATCGACGGCGATGA